One stretch of Carassius gibelio isolate Cgi1373 ecotype wild population from Czech Republic chromosome B1, carGib1.2-hapl.c, whole genome shotgun sequence DNA includes these proteins:
- the zic2b gene encoding zinc finger protein ZIC 2b: MLLDAGHQISGLGVGTFTRHHSAVSETQDRDMSFMESAHMGAFKLNHPDLSPGQSAAFAPQATSYSAAALGAHAAVHAASYASSTFNSTREFLLRSRGFGDSTPGSGQHPIFSSAAGPLHHSHPEGQGHLLFPGIHEQHGSHHGSPNMLNGRLGLPGEVFGRTEQYHQVPNARADPYGQYGLNMSMNMGHHPGAFFRYMRQQCIKQELICKWIDPELGDPKKCCSKTYSTMHELVTHVSTEHIGGPEQCNHVCFWEDCPRESKPFKAKYKLVNHIRVHTGEKPFACPFPGCGKVFARSENLKIHKRTHTGEKPFQCEFDGCDRRFANSSDRKKHMHVHTSDKPYLCKLCDKSYTHPSSLRKHMKIHDDHGPVVDSSPAGSSGYESSTPSSLISPCSETHSTMSPDSGALNSSAHGSLASNFSEWYV, encoded by the exons ATGTTACTGGATGCCGGCCATCAAATCTCTGGTTTAGGGGTTGGCACGTTCACAAGACATCACTCGGCTGTGAGCGAGACGCAGGACAGAGATATGAGTTTCATGGAATCGGCACACATGGGCGCGTTCAAACTGAACCACCCCGATTTGTCCCCGGGCCAGAGCGCAGCTTTCGCCCCCCAAGCAACCAGCTATTCCGCGGCCGCTCTGGGAGCGCATGCGGCGGTGCACGCTGCCTCGTACGCCAGTTCCACGTTTAACTCCACCAGGGAGTTTCTCTTGCGCAGCCGAGGCTTTGGGGATTCGACTCCGGGCAGCGGACAACACCCCATCTTCAGCTCCGCAGCAGGGCCTCTCCATCACTCTCACCCGGAAGGTCAGGGTCACCTACTTTTCCCTGGAATCCACGAGCAGCACGGGTCCCATCACGGCTCTCCAAACATGCTGAACGGGCGCCTTGGATTACCCGGTGAGGTTTTCGGGCGAACGGAGCAGTATCACCAAGTGCCCAATGCACGGGCCGATCCTTACGGTCAGTATGGCCTAAATATGAGTATGAACATGGGGCACCACCCCGGCGCATTCTTCCGCTACATGCGACAACAGTGCATCAAACAAGAGCTCATTTGTAAATGGATCGACCCGGAGCTTGGTGACCCAAAAAAATGCTGCAGCAAAACTTACAGCACCATGCACGAGCTGGTCACGCATGTGTCCACGGAGCATATCGGCGGCCCAGAACAGTGTAACCACGTCTGCTTTTGGGAGGACTGTCCACGGGAGAGCAAGCCATTCAAGGCAAAATACAAACTGGTGAATCATATCCGAGTGCACACGGGAGAGAAACCCTTCGCGTGCCCCTTCCCGGGATGTGGCAAGGTGTTCGCGCGCTCAGAGAATCTCAAAATACACAAACGGACACATACAG GAGAAAAACCGTTCCAGTGCGAATTCGACGGTTGTGACAGACGTTTCGCCAACAGCAGTGACCGGAAGAAGCACATGCACGTTCACACGTCTGACAAGCCATATCTGTGCAAACTGTGCGACAAGTCTTACACTCATCCCAGCTCTTTAAGGAAACATATGAAG ATTCACGATGATCATGGTCCAGTGGTCGACTCCTCTCCTGCCGGAAGCTCCGGGTACGAGTCCTCCACTCCCTCCAGTTTGATCTCTCCGTGTTCAGAAACGCACAGCACCATGTCTCCGGACTCTGGCGCGCTCAACAGCAGCGCTCACGGCAGCTTAGCGTCCAATTTTAGCGAGTGGTACGTTTAA